Proteins encoded within one genomic window of Triticum aestivum cultivar Chinese Spring chromosome 2D, IWGSC CS RefSeq v2.1, whole genome shotgun sequence:
- the LOC123054419 gene encoding ubiquinol oxidase 1b, mitochondrial-like codes for MAGATLLRHLGPRLFAAAEPASGLAASARGIMPAAARIFPARMASTEAAAPHAKQEDDAASPQAAATPEQQNKKPVVSYWGIEPRKLVKDDGTEWPWFCFRPWDTYRPDTSIDVTKHHLPKALADKVAYFVVRSLRVPRDLFFQRRHASHALLLETVAAVPPMVGGVLLHLRSLRRFEHSGGWIRALMEEAENERMHLMTFMEVTQPRWWERALVLAAQGVFFNAYFVGYLISPKFAHRFVGYLEEEAVESYTEYLKDLEAGLIENTPAPAIAIDYWRLPADARLKDVVTAVRADEAHHRDANHYASDIHYQGMTLNQTPAPLGYH; via the coding sequence ATGGCCGGAGCCACGCTTCTGCGCCACCTGGGCCCCCGCCTCTTCGCCGCCGCCGAGCCAGCCTCCGGGCTCGCCGCGAGCGCGAGGGGCATCATGCCCGCCGCCGCGAGGATCTTCCCCGCGCGGATGGCCAgcaccgaggccgccgccccgcatGCCAAACAAGAAGATGATGCCGCGAGCCCCCAGGCGGCCGCGACTCCAGAGCAGCAGAACAAGAAGCCCGTGGTGAGCTATTGGGGCATCGAGCCTCGGAAGCTCGTCAAGGATGACGGCACGGAGTGGCCGTGGTTCTGCTTCAGGCCGTGGGACACgtaccggccggacacgtccatcgACGTGACCAAGCACCACTTGCCCAAGGCCCTGGCGGACAAGGTGGCGTACTTCGTTGTCCGATCGCTGCGCGTGCCCCGGGACCTCTTCTTCCAGCGCCGGCACGCCAGCCACGCGCTGCTGCTGGAGACGGTGGCGGCGGTGCCGCCCATGGTGGGCGGCGTGCTACTTCACCTGCGCTCGCTCCGCCGCTTCGAGCACAGCGGCGGCTGGATCCGGGCGCTCATGGAGGAGGCCGAGAACGAACGCATGCACCTCATGACCTTCATGGAGGTGACGCAGCCCCGGTGGTGGGAACGCGCGCTCGTGCTCGCCGCGCAGGGCGTCTTCTTCAACGCCTACTTCGTCGGCTACCTCATCTCCCCCAAGTTCGCGCACCGCTTCGTCGGGTACCTCGAGGAGGAGGCCGTGGAGTCCTATACTGAGTACCTCAAGGACCTCGAGGCCGGCTTGATCGAGAACACGCCCGCCCCGGCCATCGCCATCGACTACTGGCGCCTCCCCGCCGACGCCAGGCTCAAGGACGTCGTCACCGCCGTGCGCGCCGACGAGGCGCATCACCGCGACGCCAACCACTACGCATCGGACATCCATTACCAGGGAATGACGCTGAATCAGACGCCTGCGCCGCTCGGGTACCACTGA